Proteins from one Elgaria multicarinata webbii isolate HBS135686 ecotype San Diego chromosome 3, rElgMul1.1.pri, whole genome shotgun sequence genomic window:
- the LOC134394460 gene encoding tubulin alpha-1C chain, with amino-acid sequence MRECISIHVGQAGVQIGNACWELYCLEHGIQPDGQMPSDKTIGGGDDSFNTFFSETGAGKHVPRAVFIDLEPTVIDEVRTGTYRQLFHPEQLITGKEDAANNYARGHYTIGKEIIDLVLDRIRKLADQCTGLQGFLVFHSFGGGTGSGFTSLLMERLSVDYGKKSKLEFSIYPAPQVSTAVVEPYNSILTTHTTLEHSDCAFMVDNEAIYDICRRNLDIERPTYTNLNRLISQIVSSITASLRFDGALNVDLTEFQTNLVPYPRIHFPLATYAPVISAEKAYHEQLTVAEITNACFEPANQMVKCDPRHGKYMACCLLYRGDVVPKDVNAAIATIKTKRSIQFVDWCPTGFKVGINYQPPTVVPGGDLAKVQRAVCMLSNTTAIAEAWARLDHKFDLMYAKRAFVHWYVGEGMEEGEFSEAREDMAALEKDYEEVGADSADGDDEGEEY; translated from the exons ATG CGTGAGTGCATCTCCATCCACGTTGGCCAAGCCGGGGTCCAGATTGGCAATGCCTGCTGGGAGCTGTACTGCCTTGAGCACGGTATCCAGCCCGATGGGCAGATGCCCAGTGACAAGACCATTGGCGGAGGAGACGACTCCTTCAACACATTCTTCAGTGAAACAGGAGCGGGCAAGCATGTCCCCAGGGCTGTTTTCATAGACTTGGAACCAACTGTTATTG ACGAAGTGCGCACAGGAACCTACCGCCAGCTCTTCCACCCTGAGCAACTCATCACTGGCAAGGAAGATGCCGCCAACAACTACGCCAGGGGCCACTACACCATTGGGAAAGAGATCATTGACTTGGTCCTCGACAGGATCAGGAAGCTG GCCGACCAGTGCACAGGTCTCCAGGGCTTTCTGGTCTTCCACAGCTTTGGTGGTGGCACCGGTTCTGGTTTTACTTCCTTGCTGATGGAGCGCCTGTCTGTTGACTATGGCAAGAAGTCCAAGCTGGAGTTCTCCATCTACCCAGCTCCCCAAGTCTCCACCGCTGTAGTCGAGCCCTACAACTCCATCCTGACCACCCACACCACCCTGGAGCACTCCGACTGCGCTTTCATGGTAGACAATGAAGCCATCTATGACATTTGCCGCAGGAACCTTGACATCGAGCGCCCCACCTACACCAACCTCAACCGCCTGATCAGCCAGATTGTGTCCTCCATCACAGCCTCCCTACGTTTTGATGGTGCCCTGAATGTAGATCTGACAGAATTCCAGACCAACTTGGTGCCCTATCCCCGTATCCATTTCCCTCTGGCCACCTATGCCCCTGTCATCTCTGCTGAGAAAGCTTACCATGAACAGCTAACTGTAGCAGAGATCACCAATGCTTGCTTTGAGCCAGCCAACCAGATGGTGAAATGCGACCCTCGTCACGGTAAATACATGGCCTGCTGCCTGTTGTACCGTGGTGACGTCGTTCCCAAAGATGTCAATGCTGCTATTGCCACCATCAAGACCAAGCGTAGCATCCAGTTCGTGGACTGGTGCCCCACTGGTTTCAAGGTTGGTATCAACTACCAGCCCCCCACCGTGGTCCCTGGGGGTGACCTGGCCAAAGTGCAGCGGGCCGTCTGCATGCTGAGCAACACCACCGCCATTGCTGAGGCCTGGGCTCGCCTGGACCACAAGTTTGACCTGATGTATGCCAAGCGTGCCTTTGTCCACTGGTACGttggggaggggatggaggaAGGCGAGTTCTCAGAGGCCCGGGAGGACATGGCTGCCCTAGAGAAGGATTATGAGGAGGTTGGAGCAGATAGTGCTGATGGGGATGATGAGGGGGAAGAATACTAA